CAGCCGCTCATCAAAATGCGGCCCGCTAAGCCGCTGCAATCGTCCATCCGCCAGTTCCAGAGCCACCTGGTGTAAGGGCAGACGCCCCCAGCCCAGGCCGGCCGTAATAATGTCTTTTTTGGAATGAACATCGCTGACAGTCCAGCGCCGCCCGTGTTCGAGAACACCGAAAGTAAAATCCGACTGCGATGAATCGCGCAAAATAACCTGCATGCAATCGGATAAATCATCCAAATCATGAAGCTTGTCGGCATACTGCTCGATAAACAGCGGAGACGCGACCGCCACCATGGGTTCTGAACGCAGGACAATCACTTCCACTGCGCGATCGGAAATCAGGTTTTCACTGATCACCAAATCCGCCTGATGCCGCACCAAGCGTTCACAGGCGCCGCCCAGGGACTCCGATAAAAAATGGAATTGAGTCAAGGGATAAGTACTTATCCAGTGCCGCAATAACTCTTTTAATGCACTTAACGGGTAAAACACATCGATGGCAATGGTGATGTCGCTTTCCATCCCCGCCCCCAATTGCTGGGAAAACTGGTTTAAATGCCGCCAATGACCGACCAGCGACTTGGCCCGTTTATAGAATTTAACACCCTGCGGCGTGAGCTCAGGACGATAATGGCTGCGGTCAAACAGACACAGGTTTAAGCGGTCTTCCAGTTTTTTCACCGCCAGAGTAATGGCTGGCTGTGTTTTAAACAGGGCCTTGGCTGCCGCATTAAAGCCACCTTTTTCAACCACGGTGACAAAGGTATGCAAGGCATCGAAATCAATTTCCATTAATTTTTTTAATTAAATAGATAAAAACTTAATATTATCAAATTATAGAGTTTTCTTCTAACCTGCAATCTAACCCAATCACAGCAGGACCCACGATGAATAACATGAATGATGACGAGGTGGTTAATGAGTTAACCTTCCTTCTGATGCGCCATCTCCGTTCCAGTGAGGGAAAGCACAGTGACTGCCGCAAAGCGCTCTGCCCCCGCTGCCAGTATTATCCCAAACAATACCTGGCCGCCGCGGTACAAAAGCAATGGCCGCTGGTGATGATTCTTCCGGCTTTCCCCGCCAAATCAGCCAATCGGGAAAAAACCCTGTCTCCTTATCCCGATCGGGGTGAGATCATGGGGTTAAGCCACTTAAACACCCTTTGCGCCACCATGCAGCAAATCCACCGCCAGGGCGTCAAGCTCATTATCTGTTCTGATGGCCGGGTGTTTAACGATCTGGTGTTAGTGAGTGATGAGGATGTGGACATTTATCAACACGGTGTTAAGCAAATCATCAAGGATTATCACCTGAATCATCTTTCCACCTTTTCGCTGGATGATGTCTATGATTTAAAAGCTTACGGCCGCATGCGCGACCAGTTGATGACTGAGTATGCACAACCTCTTCCAGAGCTTCTGGCGCGCCTGCAGCAGGATGATGCCTTGTTGTACCAGTTTAACGGCATTCATCGCTTCATCATTGAAGACCAACTGGCGCTGCACCCCACCTTGTCAAAAAATCAGATCAGGAAGCAGGCGAAACCGGTGGCCTACGAAGTGATACGCCGCTCCAACGCCTGGTCGCGGTTGCTGGCCGATTATTTTCCACAAAGCCTGCGTTTGTCCATTCATCCCCAGCCTTGCGGTGCGGATAAATTGGGCATTCAGTTCCTGCCCGCCAGCAACCAATGGGCCACCCCCTGGCATAACGTCCTGTTAAAAAAGCCGGAAGGGTGGCAACTGGTTAAACGGCAGGAGGCGGAACGTCTGGGTGCCCGTTTAAATCATGATCATTATGTTCTGGAGGCTTGCTGATGTTAACCCTATCCGATTCGTTTACCCCGCACCTCATCACGGCAGAGCAGGACGATCTCGCCGCAATACCACTTAATGGTATTCTGAGAAACGTGACAGAACATCAGCTCGTCCTGTTGCGCGGCTTTAAACCACTGGACAAGGACAGGCTGGTCAATTATTTGCAGAGCCAGGCCTCCCTTCTGCATTGGGATTCTGGTCCGGTGATGGAAATGCGGGTGGACAAACGCAAACCCAATTACCTGTTTACCGAAGGCGATGTGCCTCTGCATTGGGATGGGGCATTTCATCAGGAGCCGCGCTTTCTTTTTTTTCACTGCTTAAAAGCGCCTCTGCCGCAATGCGGCGGCGAGACCCTTTTTGTCAATACCCAACGGGTCTGGGACACGGCCAATGCCGGGGAACGGGCGGCGTGGCGTGACTATGCCTTCTCGTTTAAGACCGAAAAACGCGTTCATTATGGCGGGGCCATTGTCCGGCGCATGGTCACCCACCATCCGGATACCGGTAAAACGATTCTTCGCTTTGCCGAACCCGTGGGCGACGATTATTTAAATCCCGTCGACGTGCAGGTGCTTGGCAAAGAAACGTCGGAATCCAAGGCCATTCTCGCCTCACTAAGTCACCGCATGCGCGCCCCTCAGCATTGCCATGAACACCGCTGGCAGGAAGGGGATTACCTCATTGCGGACAATTTTGCCCTGTTGCATGGCCGCAATGCCTTTAGCCAACACAGTCCCCGTCATTTAAGAAGGATACAGATTCTATGAAATCGTACACTTTGATGCAGTTAAAACAGAGCACCACCCCGAGTGAGTTCAGCCGCCATTTACGCGAAATGGGCGAACTTTTCTGGTGGGAGCCAGGTCAGTTTTTTGTGATTACTTCGTATGCGTTAGCCAAAGCGGTGCTGACCAGTGGGGATTACACTTGCGATCGTACTCCCTTTTTTATTTCGCGCATGCCGGACATGAATTTAAACTTAATCAGCGATTTTTTTAAGGTCGTAAGCCGCATGATGGTGATGAGCGATGCCCCGGAGCACACCGACAGACGGCGCATTTGTTACCATGGCTTTGGTCAGCAGACCCTCAATCAATTAACCCCCTTGATTGATGCCACCATCGAGCGTTGCCTGCTGGCGTTCAAGCCGGGTCAATCCTTTGACTTTGTGCATCAATTGGCGCAAACCCTCCCCTCGACCACCCTGGCTGAATTGTTTGCCATTCCTGAGCGTGAGCGACTTGATTTTTATGAGTGGTCTAACAACATGACGCAGTTTTTCGGCGGCTCCACCACTTACCAGGATGCCGACGGCATCCGGGTTAACCACAGTGCCAAACGGTTGTATGACTATTTCGCCAATCTCATTGAGGCACGCCGTCGCCAGCCCGGACAGGATTTCTTAAGCACCCTGCTGCTTCATCAGGCGCACTTTGGCCTGACGGATGACGAGATCATTTCCCAGGCCATCATGATGCTGGTCGCAGGCCAGGTCACAACCACGGATCAACTCTGCAATAATGTGTACACCTTACTGACTGAACCCGGACTGTGGACGAGGCTTCAGCAGGACAGTCCCCGTCTTGATGCT
This region of Legionella taurinensis genomic DNA includes:
- a CDS encoding TauD/TfdA dioxygenase family protein; translation: MLTLSDSFTPHLITAEQDDLAAIPLNGILRNVTEHQLVLLRGFKPLDKDRLVNYLQSQASLLHWDSGPVMEMRVDKRKPNYLFTEGDVPLHWDGAFHQEPRFLFFHCLKAPLPQCGGETLFVNTQRVWDTANAGERAAWRDYAFSFKTEKRVHYGGAIVRRMVTHHPDTGKTILRFAEPVGDDYLNPVDVQVLGKETSESKAILASLSHRMRAPQHCHEHRWQEGDYLIADNFALLHGRNAFSQHSPRHLRRIQIL
- a CDS encoding cytochrome P450, with protein sequence MKSYTLMQLKQSTTPSEFSRHLREMGELFWWEPGQFFVITSYALAKAVLTSGDYTCDRTPFFISRMPDMNLNLISDFFKVVSRMMVMSDAPEHTDRRRICYHGFGQQTLNQLTPLIDATIERCLLAFKPGQSFDFVHQLAQTLPSTTLAELFAIPERERLDFYEWSNNMTQFFGGSTTYQDADGIRVNHSAKRLYDYFANLIEARRRQPGQDFLSTLLLHQAHFGLTDDEIISQAIMMLVAGQVTTTDQLCNNVYTLLTEPGLWTRLQQDSPRLDAYLEECNRLDPAVTFIFRVTRNDTALGGQLIEQGKVIFIATHAINRDPVYFSRPEEVVVEGRTVPHYSYGYGSHFCLGAKLARLEMHRLVEVLLKRYPKLQLDSAHTPQRKHHSLSFSGFEHLFLSTGD
- a CDS encoding LysR family transcriptional regulator — its product is MEIDFDALHTFVTVVEKGGFNAAAKALFKTQPAITLAVKKLEDRLNLCLFDRSHYRPELTPQGVKFYKRAKSLVGHWRHLNQFSQQLGAGMESDITIAIDVFYPLSALKELLRHWISTYPLTQFHFLSESLGGACERLVRHQADLVISENLISDRAVEVIVLRSEPMVAVASPLFIEQYADKLHDLDDLSDCMQVILRDSSQSDFTFGVLEHGRRWTVSDVHSKKDIITAGLGWGRLPLHQVALELADGRLQRLSGPHFDERLLTMGAIRLQKPAHTPIVERLWADLQTLQQGTRCPV
- a CDS encoding isocyanide synthase family protein, whose amino-acid sequence is MNNMNDDEVVNELTFLLMRHLRSSEGKHSDCRKALCPRCQYYPKQYLAAAVQKQWPLVMILPAFPAKSANREKTLSPYPDRGEIMGLSHLNTLCATMQQIHRQGVKLIICSDGRVFNDLVLVSDEDVDIYQHGVKQIIKDYHLNHLSTFSLDDVYDLKAYGRMRDQLMTEYAQPLPELLARLQQDDALLYQFNGIHRFIIEDQLALHPTLSKNQIRKQAKPVAYEVIRRSNAWSRLLADYFPQSLRLSIHPQPCGADKLGIQFLPASNQWATPWHNVLLKKPEGWQLVKRQEAERLGARLNHDHYVLEAC